The Brevinematales bacterium genomic interval GGAGTTTTCAGATTGACCGGTGCGTACAGCGAAAGGAACCCGTCGAACAGCCAACCGGTTTTACCCATAGCTTCGACCTTCACCCAGTACCCGGATATTTTATCCGTAGTCCACATATTCGCCGGTAATGGGTTTTCCAATATAGTCACCTTGCACCCGTGAGGGACATTCGTTACCTTCGTCCCGTCAAGCGACGGCGATTCCCGCAGGTTGACGCCGTTCTGGGAAAGCACATAGAGAGTATCCCCGGCGGAATAATAGACCGGGATTTCACCCTCGATCTTCGACGGTATCGACAGGTCGAACGGGGTCTCCTTACCCTTTTTATCTATCCACGCCAAATCGATATGCACGCTATCCGTGACCAGTTTCGTCAGGACAAGAGCCTTACCGTTATTAAAGTGCGAAACCGCGAGATACTCCGGCGGGATAAGCACTTTCATGGTCTTACCGTCCGCGAATCCCCATTTGCCGTGATAGTAGAACCGCACCATCCCGTCGGATATAGGCCAGTCTTTAGTCGTGTATGACTTGTCGCCGTAGGTAAAACTCCCCGCATAAGCGGATACTGTAATAGATATAAACAGCCCAATCAATCCGCACTTATTTTTCATCTATCAATCCTTATCGTTCTTGTTGACGGTTCTGTTATTAAACAGTTCGAATCCGAATATCAGGATATAAGCTATCACCGCGAGGAAGTCAGGAATAATACGGTATATCTGGAGAACAATCACGGGGATCAGGAATAATAACAGGAACGGGAATCGTTTGAAGCTGCGTACGGTCATAATAATAAGCAGTACCGCCGCGGCAAGGAGGAGAAGCATGAATACGATGAATCCCGTATCCCGCAGGAACGCCCCGATATAGCGGTTGTTCTCATGCAGGAACTTGTCCCACGGCGAGAGGAAAAGTTCCTCGCGGATAAATGTATCCAGCTTTATCACGAAATTTGTACTTATCCCCTTGATGGTATTCGAGAGGGGGTATGTCCCGATCAGGTTGGATAATTCGGTCATCTGGTCATGATTGAATAAATTTTCCGGGCGCATGTTGAAAAGTATATCACAGGAGGAAGGCCCGAATGTCAGGATAAACATCGCGCGGCGGCCGCGGTTATTATAACTATAAAATAATTCCTGGTCGTTCTGCATGACCGTGTCGAGCGAGCTTTCCCCGTCCCAAAAATGCAGAAAGAAGGATATCTTTACCTGGTAATCCTGTTCGATCCGCTGAAGGATGGCCGCGGATTGGTCGGCTTGCGCGGGAGTAAGAAGCTCCTGCCCCTGCACGATATACTCGGTAACCAGCAGGTTCGCCCACGCCGTACCGGATAACTGAACGAATAAAAAGAGCGCCGACGTCCAAAGGATTTTTTTCATGCTTCCTCCCTTTCGGATATTTTACGGTATAGTATGGGAATGTCAAGAAAAAAGCCCCGGTTTTACCCGGGGCTTTCATATGAAAATCTCTATTACTGGAACAGTATCATACCGGTACCGGCGGGAACAGTTACGTCGCCGGTATATTTCTTCGCTTCCGCTTTGAGGGAGGATGCGCCGTCAACCATCACAGTCCATTCGCCGGCAGGCAGAGTAAAGAACGAGTCGTTCTTGATGTCGCCGTTCACGAGAACCGTGAAGCTCTTGCTATCGCCGGATACCGCTTTATCGTAGAAATATCCGACCGTGGCCTTGGTGTTCGGGGAGGAT includes:
- a CDS encoding SH3 domain-containing protein, giving the protein MKNKCGLIGLFISITVSAYAGSFTYGDKSYTTKDWPISDGMVRFYYHGKWGFADGKTMKVLIPPEYLAVSHFNNGKALVLTKLVTDSVHIDLAWIDKKGKETPFDLSIPSKIEGEIPVYYSAGDTLYVLSQNGVNLRESPSLDGTKVTNVPHGCKVTILENPLPANMWTTDKISGYWVKVEAMGKTGWLFDGFLSLYAPVNLKTPDDAWKLPGMIFHLSQCEKTELKGFIDFDNPYNIFNSSVTVYRLKNSRIIGLELGYGGGVTTYYFLYGIRPFEVFQHFKAAGVIPESSKYPGDGQSYDIDINGYEWIKVLVNPDGVLTVGYFSAD